The Mangrovibacterium diazotrophicum genome has a segment encoding these proteins:
- a CDS encoding SulP family inorganic anion transporter, translated as MNKVFHPKLVSVLKQGYSKEQFSKDLFAGIIVGIVALPLAIAFAVASGVSPEKGLITSIVAGLIISLLGGSRVQIGGPTGAFIVIVYGILQTYGLDGLIISTIMAGIFLIAFGLLKLGSLLKFIPHPLVVGFTSGIALVIFTTQIKDALGLQLDKLPSEFLPKWGTYISHLGDVNLVALVITIVTILISVYFKKITTKIPGSFVAIILVTAVVQIFKLPVSTIETVFGDIPQSISLTVPSIDFSQLHVYLAPALTIALLGGIESLLSAVVSDGMIGGNHRSNTELIAQGIANVVTPFFGGIPATGAIARTATNVKNGGRTPIAGAVHAVTLLFIMLFFGQWAKLIPMSCLAGILIVVSYNMSEWRSFVSIMKGSAFDILILLVTFFLTVLVDLTFAIEIGIVLSALLFMKRMADAGTKPEFEVDSDVLENYSNLPKELGIYEISGPFFFASAKQYSSTLKQIGLKSEVLIIRMRHVPFIDSTGLHNLKDVVKQIQSNGTTVFLSGVRPNVAKDMEKGKLFELIAPENVLPAFDQALLKASECLRNKAV; from the coding sequence ATGAATAAGGTGTTTCACCCCAAACTGGTGAGTGTTCTAAAGCAGGGATATTCCAAAGAACAATTTTCGAAAGACCTATTTGCCGGCATCATTGTCGGCATTGTTGCTTTACCCCTGGCCATTGCTTTTGCCGTGGCTTCCGGTGTATCGCCCGAAAAAGGGTTGATTACGTCTATTGTAGCTGGCTTGATTATTTCATTGCTCGGCGGTAGTCGGGTGCAGATTGGTGGCCCAACCGGCGCTTTTATCGTCATTGTATATGGTATACTTCAAACCTACGGGTTGGATGGGCTGATCATCTCAACAATTATGGCCGGCATCTTCCTGATCGCTTTCGGCCTCTTGAAATTAGGCTCGTTGCTGAAGTTTATTCCACACCCATTGGTGGTTGGTTTTACCAGTGGCATTGCACTGGTCATTTTTACAACTCAAATTAAAGACGCGCTCGGGCTGCAGCTGGACAAGTTGCCTTCGGAATTTTTGCCCAAGTGGGGAACCTATATATCACATCTGGGCGATGTGAACCTTGTCGCATTGGTCATCACCATTGTGACGATCCTGATATCAGTCTATTTTAAAAAGATTACAACGAAGATCCCCGGATCATTCGTTGCCATTATATTGGTGACGGCAGTAGTGCAGATATTTAAACTTCCGGTGTCGACCATTGAAACTGTTTTTGGCGATATTCCGCAAAGCATTAGTCTCACCGTTCCGTCAATCGATTTCAGCCAGTTACATGTTTACCTTGCTCCGGCTTTAACCATCGCTTTGTTGGGCGGAATTGAAAGTTTGTTGTCGGCAGTTGTGTCCGACGGTATGATTGGCGGAAATCACCGTTCCAACACGGAATTAATTGCGCAGGGGATTGCCAATGTCGTGACTCCCTTTTTCGGTGGAATTCCGGCAACCGGCGCTATTGCCCGCACGGCAACTAATGTGAAAAACGGTGGCCGTACGCCGATTGCCGGAGCAGTTCATGCGGTTACCTTGCTGTTTATCATGTTGTTTTTCGGGCAATGGGCAAAGCTGATCCCGATGTCCTGTTTGGCGGGTATCCTGATTGTTGTCTCTTACAACATGAGTGAATGGCGTTCGTTCGTTTCCATTATGAAAGGTTCCGCCTTCGATATTTTAATTCTGTTGGTGACTTTCTTTTTAACTGTTTTGGTTGACCTGACTTTCGCCATTGAAATAGGCATTGTGCTTTCGGCTTTATTGTTTATGAAACGCATGGCTGACGCGGGCACCAAGCCCGAATTTGAAGTGGACTCGGATGTTCTCGAAAATTATTCAAACTTACCAAAGGAGTTGGGTATCTACGAAATTAGTGGCCCGTTCTTTTTTGCCTCTGCCAAACAATACAGCTCAACCTTAAAGCAAATCGGGTTGAAATCAGAGGTTTTGATTATCCGGATGCGTCACGTTCCTTTTATCGATTCAACTGGATTGCACAATTTGAAAGATGTCGTGAAGCAGATTCAAAGCAACGGCACAACCGTATTTTTGTCTGGCGTTCGCCCAAACGTAGCGAAGGATATGGAAAAAGGAAAGCTGTTCGAACTGATTGCACCCGAAAATGTGTTGCCCGCTTTTGATCAAGCGTTGTTGAAGGCATCGGAATGTCTTCGTAATAAGGCCGTTTAA
- a CDS encoding DUF3124 domain-containing protein has product MKAFPVLLLVSVILLSCQPEKKAENLKKMQHPSHQYTFVELDSDAVKYLETDYIPVYSDIYHMDGTKRFLLTSTLSVRNTSLTDTVYIFSANYNDSYGKQLRKYIDSTILLKPLESIEFVVEYEEDKGGAGASFLVEWGADENASQLLIQAVMTGTSNQQGLSFLTEAKVVKQEFRD; this is encoded by the coding sequence ATGAAAGCGTTTCCTGTTTTACTTCTGGTTTCTGTTATTCTCCTTTCCTGCCAGCCGGAAAAGAAAGCCGAAAACCTGAAAAAGATGCAACATCCCAGCCATCAATACACCTTCGTTGAACTGGATTCGGACGCTGTCAAATATTTGGAAACCGACTACATACCGGTTTACTCAGACATCTATCATATGGATGGAACAAAACGCTTCTTGCTGACTTCAACGCTCAGCGTTCGAAATACGTCACTAACAGATACGGTGTATATTTTCAGTGCAAATTACAATGACTCATACGGGAAACAGTTACGAAAATACATCGACTCGACCATCCTCCTAAAACCGCTGGAGTCGATTGAATTTGTCGTGGAATACGAAGAAGACAAAGGGGGTGCCGGTGCCAGTTTCCTGGTTGAATGGGGCGCCGATGAAAATGCAAGCCAGTTGCTGATTCAGGCTGTAATGACCGGAACCAGCAACCAACAAGGGCTTTCCTTTTTAACCGAAGCCAAAGTCGTAAAACAGGAATTCCGGGATTAA
- a CDS encoding alpha/beta hydrolase has translation MKYTIFLFSFLLFIWQNVSAQERYAEQVVDSVMVDTYTYAEKDNQKLDLDIYQPAFDSAVDRPVVLFVHGGGFSGGKRDTPENQKFCKRLAEYGYVAVSVSYRLTRQGTATGFGCDCPADEKLKTFQAAVDDLQDATYFLIERWEQFAIDPHKIILAGSSAGAETVLKAAFQPPYCYGLDSGPVSYAGVISMAGAISDINAIYEESAVPALFFHGTSDNLVPYATAPHHYCSEGSPGYLILYGSYSMAERLRELGKPYWLHTTCGGNHAIAGTPKTEYFDEIIEFCYDFVLKGEKKQIHTIIDGEHKGDYPEYNFCTQEKQESNEE, from the coding sequence ATGAAGTACACGATTTTCCTTTTTTCATTCCTCCTTTTTATTTGGCAAAATGTATCAGCGCAGGAACGCTATGCCGAACAGGTAGTCGATTCTGTGATGGTTGACACTTACACCTATGCAGAGAAAGACAATCAAAAACTGGACTTGGATATTTATCAGCCTGCTTTTGACAGTGCTGTTGATCGCCCCGTTGTTTTATTTGTTCATGGTGGCGGTTTTTCCGGAGGGAAAAGAGATACACCCGAGAATCAGAAGTTTTGTAAACGGCTGGCGGAATACGGTTACGTGGCAGTTTCAGTCAGTTACCGCCTGACGCGGCAAGGAACAGCTACCGGTTTTGGTTGCGATTGCCCGGCCGACGAGAAGCTGAAAACGTTTCAGGCAGCAGTTGATGATTTGCAGGATGCGACTTACTTCCTGATTGAACGATGGGAGCAGTTTGCCATCGATCCGCATAAAATAATTTTAGCTGGTAGCAGCGCTGGTGCCGAAACCGTGCTGAAGGCCGCTTTTCAACCACCGTATTGCTACGGACTGGACTCAGGACCGGTATCGTACGCTGGTGTTATTAGCATGGCAGGCGCTATTTCTGATATCAATGCCATTTACGAGGAATCAGCAGTGCCTGCACTGTTTTTCCACGGAACATCCGATAACTTGGTGCCCTATGCAACGGCACCACATCACTACTGTTCCGAAGGAAGCCCAGGATATTTGATCTTGTATGGTTCTTATTCAATGGCAGAACGTTTGCGTGAATTGGGCAAACCTTATTGGCTGCACACCACTTGCGGTGGGAATCATGCCATTGCGGGTACACCGAAGACGGAATATTTTGATGAGATCATCGAGTTTTGTTACGATTTTGTGCTGAAAGGAGAGAAGAAGCAGATTCATACGATTATTGACGGGGAGCACAAAGGCGATTATCCGGAATACAATTTCTGTACGCAGGAAAAACAAGAAAGCAATGAAGAATAA
- a CDS encoding endonuclease/exonuclease/phosphatase family protein, protein MKNKSLLILLAILIADSVQAIDLKVMTWNIRYNNPGDGENAWPLRKDHVIDLILDRAPDVFGLQEALLGQVNDIASRLPGYDWVGVGRDNGINAGEYSPIFYDSRRFQLKEQGWFWLSETPGVPSKGWDAAFPRICTYIKLEEYDSRRNFWVFNTHFDHVGEEARKEAAKLIFDKMKELNEDKLPVILTGDFNLTPDADPMKWLMRKMHDTRDMSEAAPEGPEGTFNGFDFNSPLEKRIDYIFVNRKVETVRKYSVLKDSYDQKYPSDHLPVFVEIWFK, encoded by the coding sequence ATGAAGAATAAGAGTTTGCTGATTCTGTTGGCGATTCTGATCGCCGATTCCGTTCAGGCCATCGACTTGAAAGTGATGACCTGGAACATTCGTTACAACAACCCGGGGGATGGGGAAAATGCATGGCCGCTTCGGAAAGACCATGTGATCGATTTGATTTTGGACCGCGCACCTGATGTTTTCGGTTTGCAGGAAGCTTTGCTCGGGCAGGTCAACGATATTGCGTCTCGCTTGCCGGGATACGATTGGGTTGGCGTTGGTCGCGATAACGGCATTAACGCCGGGGAGTATTCTCCGATCTTTTACGATTCGCGCCGTTTTCAGTTGAAAGAACAGGGTTGGTTCTGGCTGTCGGAAACACCCGGTGTGCCCAGTAAAGGATGGGACGCCGCTTTCCCGCGTATTTGCACCTACATCAAACTGGAAGAGTACGATAGCCGACGCAATTTTTGGGTATTCAACACGCATTTCGATCATGTTGGTGAAGAGGCGAGGAAGGAAGCGGCGAAATTGATTTTCGATAAAATGAAGGAGTTGAATGAAGATAAACTTCCTGTTATACTGACCGGTGATTTTAACCTGACGCCCGACGCCGATCCGATGAAATGGTTAATGCGCAAAATGCACGATACCCGCGATATGTCGGAAGCAGCGCCTGAGGGACCAGAGGGAACCTTCAACGGATTCGATTTCAACAGTCCGCTGGAGAAACGGATCGACTACATTTTTGTGAACCGCAAGGTAGAAACTGTTCGAAAATATAGCGTTTTAAAGGACTCGTACGATCAGAAATATCCGTCGGATCATTTGCCGGTTTTCGTGGAGATTTGGTTTAAGTAG
- a CDS encoding NAD(P)/FAD-dependent oxidoreductase codes for MKTDFIIVGQGLAGTLLAHELIKSGQSVQVIDSPNFQKASAVAAGLINPVVFRRLTKSWLIDDLFPKLEETYAELEALLVTKIYYPTKIRKVFGSGEADFWQKKSAENGLSSYLRITPDDSPYNRLKLEHGSGWVEKAGRVDLQSLLNGFREYLIQKECLHELNFDYSRLVIHSDRVDYGDLEAGKIIFCEGHRASQNPFFQQIQFKHTKGEVFRVQANNYNADFILNKAFFLMPVRNNEFRMGATYDWNNLNEITTSDAREELCEKLEQVFSGDYKITEHVAGIRPTTHDRRPILGLHPEFSQVGIFNGLGSKGCMLGPYFAKQFSDMLIDKSSLIHPEVRLSRYC; via the coding sequence ATGAAAACTGATTTCATTATCGTAGGGCAGGGGCTTGCCGGTACGTTGTTGGCTCACGAGCTGATCAAGTCGGGGCAATCCGTTCAGGTGATTGATTCACCAAACTTTCAAAAAGCATCTGCAGTTGCCGCGGGTTTGATCAATCCCGTGGTTTTTCGCCGATTGACTAAAAGCTGGCTGATTGATGATTTGTTTCCGAAACTCGAGGAAACTTACGCCGAATTGGAAGCGCTCTTAGTGACGAAGATTTATTACCCAACGAAAATCCGCAAGGTCTTCGGTTCGGGCGAGGCCGACTTTTGGCAAAAGAAATCGGCGGAGAATGGACTTTCGTCTTATTTGAGAATCACTCCGGATGATTCACCCTATAACAGATTGAAATTAGAGCACGGAAGCGGTTGGGTTGAAAAAGCGGGCCGTGTTGATTTACAAAGTCTATTGAATGGATTCAGGGAATACCTGATTCAAAAGGAATGTCTGCATGAACTGAATTTCGATTATTCCAGATTGGTCATTCATTCTGATCGCGTTGACTATGGCGATCTCGAAGCAGGCAAAATCATTTTTTGCGAAGGACACCGTGCATCGCAGAATCCTTTCTTTCAACAAATTCAGTTTAAACACACCAAAGGAGAGGTATTTCGGGTGCAGGCGAATAATTACAATGCCGACTTCATTCTGAATAAAGCTTTCTTTTTAATGCCTGTTAGGAATAACGAATTCCGAATGGGAGCAACCTATGATTGGAATAACCTGAACGAAATTACAACCTCTGATGCCAGAGAAGAATTGTGCGAAAAGTTGGAACAGGTATTTTCCGGCGATTATAAAATCACGGAACATGTAGCCGGCATTCGGCCTACCACGCACGACCGGCGGCCCATTTTGGGACTTCATCCCGAATTTTCGCAAGTCGGCATTTTTAATGGTTTGGGTTCCAAAGGTTGCATGCTGGGGCCGTACTTCGCAAAACAATTTTCGGACATGTTGATTGATAAATCAAGTTTAATTCATCCTGAAGTCAGATTGAGCCGCTATTGCTAA
- a CDS encoding alanine/glycine:cation symporter family protein, translating to MLEKFGELIVTSSDFMWGIPVLVLLLGGGFYFLVITRLAPIKYIGHAIQIIRGKYDDPNEAGQLKHYQALSTALAGTVGMGNISGVAVAITMGGPGAIFWMWISALLGVSTKFFTCSLAVMYRGKDSAGEIQGGPMYVITEGLGRRWKPLAIFFSVMAMLGVLPIFQSNQLTQVIRDVFLVPNGIHRSVMTDMIIGSVMAIIVAIVVLGGVKRLGNVTGRMVPVMVVVYIVAVLYIIFSHPSEIIPSFRLIFEDAFTGKAVVGGSLGAIIITGVRRAAFSNEAGMGTAPMAHGAAKTNEPIREGLVAMLGPIIDTIIVCTMTALAIIITGVWTHSSSDGITLTAEAFNDAIPYGSYVLLVCVIFFSLSTMFAFPYYGSKCLSFVAGAKYQHLYHYFVVVLVVVGAVSQMRVIVAFIDLAFALMAFPTMISALLLSGKVRRAAVDYFRRYKAGEF from the coding sequence ATGCTTGAAAAATTTGGTGAACTGATTGTAACGTCTTCCGACTTCATGTGGGGAATTCCGGTTTTGGTGTTGTTATTAGGAGGAGGTTTTTATTTTCTGGTAATTACACGTTTGGCACCAATTAAATACATTGGCCACGCCATTCAAATCATACGCGGCAAATACGATGACCCGAACGAGGCCGGCCAGCTGAAACACTACCAGGCATTGTCGACGGCTTTGGCCGGAACAGTGGGGATGGGGAATATCAGCGGCGTTGCTGTGGCCATCACCATGGGCGGTCCGGGAGCCATCTTTTGGATGTGGATCTCGGCACTACTCGGTGTCTCCACCAAATTTTTTACCTGTTCGCTGGCTGTTATGTATCGTGGAAAGGACAGTGCCGGCGAAATTCAAGGCGGTCCCATGTACGTGATTACTGAAGGGCTGGGACGTCGTTGGAAACCTTTGGCTATCTTTTTTTCGGTGATGGCCATGTTGGGGGTGTTGCCAATATTCCAGTCGAATCAGCTCACCCAGGTTATTCGCGACGTGTTTTTGGTTCCCAACGGAATTCACCGCTCGGTGATGACAGATATGATTATCGGCTCCGTGATGGCGATTATTGTCGCGATTGTTGTTCTTGGTGGCGTAAAGCGGCTCGGAAATGTAACAGGGCGCATGGTTCCGGTGATGGTTGTCGTTTATATTGTTGCTGTATTATACATCATTTTCTCACACCCCTCGGAAATTATTCCGAGTTTCCGACTCATTTTTGAAGACGCATTTACCGGAAAGGCAGTGGTGGGTGGTTCGCTTGGTGCGATCATCATCACCGGTGTGCGCCGTGCCGCTTTTTCAAACGAAGCGGGTATGGGAACAGCTCCAATGGCACACGGAGCTGCCAAAACCAACGAGCCGATTCGCGAAGGATTGGTGGCCATGTTGGGACCAATTATCGATACCATCATTGTTTGTACAATGACTGCCTTAGCAATCATTATAACAGGAGTCTGGACGCACAGTTCGTCCGACGGAATTACCTTGACAGCGGAGGCTTTCAATGATGCAATTCCTTACGGATCTTATGTCTTGTTGGTGTGCGTAATCTTCTTTTCACTCTCAACCATGTTTGCTTTTCCGTATTATGGCAGCAAATGTTTAAGCTTTGTCGCTGGCGCCAAATACCAGCATCTGTACCATTACTTTGTAGTCGTTTTGGTGGTGGTTGGTGCAGTTTCTCAGATGCGCGTTATCGTCGCGTTTATCGATCTGGCCTTCGCCCTGATGGCTTTCCCAACGATGATTAGTGCTTTGCTTCTTTCGGGTAAAGTACGGAGGGCAGCCGTTGATTATTTTCGTCGGTATAAAGCGGGTGAATTCTGA
- a CDS encoding alpha-L-rhamnosidase, producing MRSVLKKLLFLFFTVLCLFSAAFAQIEVSRLFVENKINPVGVSVMYPRLSWTLESSKRNVSQSAFDIRVSESLESLQKGVDLIFSTGKIPSDQSVHVQFTGNTLKPGRKYYWQVRVWDQNDRVSKWSAPNYWIMGIMGPENWRAKWIRPGVSERDGQKLPLMRTEFALQKKVRMATVFITAHGMYEAEINGKRVGDLYLTPGWTSYNKRLQYQTYDVTDFLKDGKNAIGVSLGNGWYRGKIGFNPKTGFYGEDLALLFQMQIIYEDGTTENILSDGSWRSALGPILDSEIYDGETFDARLALKGWSEPGFVDVDWSAIKLANFPVINLVTTENEPVRKQEEFKPAKIITTPKGEKVIDFGQNLVGWVQVKATGKAGDKITIQHAEVLDKDGNFYTANLRTAKQTNTYILKGGGQETFEPHFTFQGFRFIKVEGYPGELNPENFKAIALYSDLLPTGNFSCSDDFVNRLQKNIQWSQRGNFVDVPTDCPQRDERLGWTGDAQAFASTAAFNFNVNSFYAKWLKDVAADQAEDGSVPYVVPNVLGDECSPGWGDVATIAPMEIYRSYGDKVLLENQYASMKAWVDYIRNTAQNNLWRPKQSFGDWLFFRPDDDNSGRAASTDKDLIAQCFYAHSTQLLIDAAKVLEMDYDVHVYDSLLTKVKEAFVHEYLTPSGRMVSGTQTAYVLALEFDMLPEGLRDDAVARLVTNIHEYDDHLTTGFLGTPYLCHVLSENGQSELAYKLLLEKSYPSWLYPVTMGATTIWERWDGIKPDGSFQTPNMNSFNHYAYGAIGNWMYREAAGIKTDPDVPGYKAILIKPIVTQKLNFVKADLLTYYGKVVSEWRWSQGQLILNVSIPINTSAKVYVPASSIDKVKESGKSLTGHREVEVIGQEGVYVVVKLGSGNYSFTVSR from the coding sequence ATGCGATCAGTTTTGAAGAAATTGCTATTTCTTTTCTTTACTGTGTTGTGCCTGTTTTCTGCTGCATTTGCACAAATTGAAGTAAGCCGTTTATTTGTCGAAAATAAGATTAACCCGGTTGGGGTTAGTGTCATGTACCCGAGGCTTTCGTGGACTTTGGAGTCCTCAAAACGAAACGTCAGCCAATCGGCTTTTGATATTCGGGTAAGTGAAAGTCTCGAATCGCTTCAGAAGGGAGTGGATCTGATTTTCAGCACCGGAAAGATTCCTTCGGACCAGTCTGTTCACGTTCAGTTTACAGGAAATACCCTCAAACCCGGCCGCAAATATTACTGGCAGGTTCGGGTGTGGGATCAGAACGATCGGGTGTCCAAGTGGAGTGCTCCGAACTACTGGATCATGGGAATCATGGGCCCCGAAAATTGGCGGGCCAAGTGGATTCGTCCCGGAGTGAGTGAGCGCGATGGCCAAAAATTGCCATTGATGCGGACAGAGTTTGCTTTGCAAAAGAAAGTTAGGATGGCGACAGTTTTTATTACGGCACATGGCATGTACGAGGCTGAAATTAACGGAAAGCGGGTTGGCGATCTGTACCTGACTCCGGGGTGGACCAGCTACAACAAACGCCTGCAATATCAGACATACGATGTAACCGACTTTCTAAAGGACGGTAAAAACGCGATTGGTGTTTCATTGGGCAATGGTTGGTATCGCGGCAAAATTGGTTTCAATCCCAAAACCGGTTTCTACGGAGAAGACCTGGCTTTGCTTTTCCAGATGCAGATTATTTACGAGGATGGAACGACCGAAAATATTTTGTCGGACGGGAGCTGGCGTTCGGCACTGGGGCCGATCCTTGATTCTGAGATCTACGACGGAGAGACCTTCGACGCTCGGTTGGCGTTGAAAGGTTGGTCGGAACCTGGTTTTGTCGATGTGGACTGGTCGGCGATAAAATTGGCCAACTTCCCGGTAATTAATTTAGTGACTACCGAGAATGAACCGGTGAGGAAGCAGGAAGAGTTTAAGCCTGCGAAAATAATTACGACGCCCAAGGGTGAAAAGGTGATTGATTTTGGACAAAACCTGGTTGGATGGGTGCAGGTAAAAGCGACCGGGAAAGCTGGCGACAAGATTACAATTCAGCATGCAGAGGTGTTGGACAAAGACGGGAATTTTTACACGGCAAACCTGCGGACTGCCAAACAAACAAATACCTATATTTTGAAGGGCGGAGGACAGGAAACCTTCGAGCCTCACTTTACGTTCCAGGGATTTCGCTTCATAAAGGTGGAAGGATATCCTGGTGAACTGAATCCGGAAAACTTCAAGGCCATCGCGCTTTACTCGGATTTGTTACCCACAGGGAACTTTTCATGTTCCGATGATTTTGTAAACCGCTTGCAAAAAAATATACAATGGAGCCAGCGAGGTAATTTCGTTGATGTTCCAACAGACTGCCCGCAACGCGACGAACGTTTGGGCTGGACCGGTGATGCGCAGGCATTTGCTTCGACTGCCGCTTTCAACTTCAATGTAAATAGCTTTTATGCCAAGTGGTTGAAAGATGTGGCTGCCGATCAGGCCGAGGACGGAAGTGTTCCGTACGTGGTGCCCAATGTATTGGGTGACGAGTGTAGTCCGGGTTGGGGCGATGTGGCCACAATAGCGCCGATGGAAATCTACCGTTCATACGGTGACAAGGTGCTGTTGGAAAATCAGTATGCTAGCATGAAGGCTTGGGTAGATTACATTCGGAATACGGCGCAAAATAATTTGTGGCGCCCGAAACAATCTTTCGGCGACTGGTTATTTTTCCGTCCTGATGACGATAACAGCGGGAGGGCTGCATCGACTGATAAAGATTTAATTGCCCAATGTTTCTATGCTCACTCAACTCAACTGCTGATTGATGCAGCAAAAGTGTTGGAGATGGATTACGATGTACATGTGTACGATTCCTTGCTGACCAAAGTGAAAGAAGCTTTTGTGCATGAGTACCTGACACCGAGCGGGCGAATGGTTTCAGGCACGCAAACCGCTTACGTGCTGGCACTGGAATTTGACATGTTGCCGGAGGGCCTGCGCGATGACGCGGTGGCTCGTTTGGTTACCAATATTCACGAATACGATGATCACCTGACTACCGGATTTTTGGGAACACCGTACCTGTGTCACGTACTTTCTGAAAACGGGCAAAGTGAACTGGCGTATAAACTGCTGCTGGAAAAATCGTATCCATCGTGGTTATACCCTGTTACGATGGGCGCAACAACTATTTGGGAACGGTGGGATGGTATAAAACCCGACGGATCGTTTCAAACGCCCAACATGAATTCATTCAACCACTACGCGTACGGCGCCATTGGTAACTGGATGTATCGCGAAGCCGCTGGCATTAAGACCGATCCGGATGTTCCCGGCTACAAGGCGATTCTAATAAAGCCGATCGTTACGCAGAAACTGAATTTTGTGAAGGCAGATTTGCTTACCTATTACGGAAAAGTTGTATCGGAATGGCGTTGGTCGCAAGGCCAGCTAATTTTAAATGTGTCAATTCCGATTAATACCTCGGCGAAAGTTTATGTCCCGGCTTCATCGATCGACAAGGTGAAAGAAAGCGGCAAAAGCTTGACAGGACACCGCGAAGTTGAGGTCATTGGTCAGGAAGGTGTTTATGTGGTCGTAAAATTAGGCTCCGGTAATTATTCGTTCACTGTTAGTCGCTGA
- a CDS encoding glycoside hydrolase family 88/105 protein codes for MKTIKSITLALLAALMLLGTSCSQTKKTEEISPIQWGIKMADSDMARFPDASMLDWSKEPKWSYTQGLVTLALQRLYNETGDQKYYDYGFAYADKMINEDGSIVSYNMEKYNLDLVNSGKILFEIYEKTGDERFAKAMDLLNEQLKNQPKTSDGGYWHKKVYPFQMWLDGVYMADPFHAQYGKVFNKPEAIDDAMHQVFTIQKHTHDTITGLNFHGWDESREQAWADSITGLSQHVWGRAQGWYAMALVDILDFIPADHPQRVAYLDVLKTVYAAILKAQDPATGVWWQVMDEPAREGNWLESTCSSMFVYAFAKANRMGYVDDSYMEAAKKGFDGMLKTFIKTEDDGKISLTQCCAVAGLGGNPYRDGSYEYYISTEIRDNDPKGVGPFVMAAIELQKDIDKK; via the coding sequence ATGAAAACGATCAAATCTATCACTCTGGCGCTGCTCGCTGCCTTAATGCTTTTGGGTACATCCTGTAGCCAAACTAAAAAAACAGAAGAAATTTCGCCAATCCAATGGGGAATCAAAATGGCCGATTCTGATATGGCGCGTTTCCCGGATGCTTCGATGCTGGACTGGTCAAAAGAACCAAAGTGGAGCTATACGCAAGGATTGGTAACCCTGGCACTTCAACGTTTATACAACGAAACCGGTGATCAAAAATATTACGATTATGGTTTTGCTTACGCTGATAAAATGATCAACGAAGATGGTTCAATCGTATCGTACAACATGGAGAAATACAACCTCGACCTGGTGAATTCCGGAAAAATCCTTTTCGAAATTTATGAGAAAACAGGTGACGAGCGGTTTGCAAAAGCGATGGATTTGCTGAATGAGCAGCTCAAAAACCAACCAAAAACTTCCGACGGCGGATACTGGCACAAGAAAGTTTACCCGTTTCAAATGTGGTTGGATGGCGTTTACATGGCTGACCCATTCCATGCGCAATACGGCAAAGTGTTTAATAAGCCAGAGGCTATCGACGATGCGATGCACCAGGTTTTCACCATTCAAAAACATACACACGATACCATTACCGGTTTAAATTTCCACGGGTGGGATGAAAGCCGCGAGCAAGCCTGGGCCGATTCAATTACCGGACTTTCACAACATGTTTGGGGACGTGCGCAGGGCTGGTACGCCATGGCACTGGTTGACATTCTGGATTTTATACCGGCAGATCACCCGCAAAGAGTAGCATATCTGGATGTTTTGAAAACGGTTTATGCAGCTATCCTGAAAGCTCAGGATCCGGCGACAGGTGTTTGGTGGCAGGTCATGGATGAGCCTGCTCGCGAAGGAAACTGGCTGGAATCTACCTGCTCCAGTATGTTTGTTTACGCCTTTGCCAAAGCAAACCGCATGGGATACGTGGATGATTCGTACATGGAAGCTGCCAAAAAAGGCTTCGACGGCATGCTGAAGACCTTCATCAAAACAGAAGATGATGGCAAAATCTCGCTGACACAATGTTGCGCTGTTGCCGGTTTGGGTGGAAATCCTTATCGCGACGGGTCATACGAATATTACATTTCGACAGAGATTCGCGATAACGATCCGAAGGGTGTTGGCCCATTTGTTATGGCGGCAATTGAACTGCAAAAAGATATCGACAAAAAATAA